In a single window of the Terriglobus roseus genome:
- the queC gene encoding 7-cyano-7-deazaguanine synthase QueC: MSSQIKPREKAVVCLSGGMDSTVCAALAARDYDAYALHFSYGQRTEARELLSARGVAEALGFKQFLPLRMDLFRQIGGSALTDASIAVPDAPAEESAIGDAIPVTYVPFRNAHFLSAAVSWAEVIGAKVILIGAVEQDSSGYPDCRPAYYDAFNALIRQGTAVGDIRVETPLIHMRKREIVALGVELGAPLHVSWSCYSGEDFACGVCESCVLRLRAFREAGTTDPIPYAQS; the protein is encoded by the coding sequence ATGAGTTCCCAAATAAAGCCACGCGAGAAGGCCGTCGTCTGCCTCTCTGGCGGGATGGATTCCACCGTCTGTGCAGCGCTGGCCGCCCGCGATTATGATGCCTATGCCCTGCACTTTTCGTACGGCCAACGGACGGAGGCGCGTGAGCTGCTCTCAGCCCGCGGCGTTGCGGAGGCATTGGGTTTCAAGCAGTTCCTGCCGCTGCGAATGGACCTGTTCCGTCAGATTGGCGGCTCGGCGCTGACGGATGCGTCCATTGCAGTTCCTGACGCTCCGGCTGAAGAGTCGGCCATCGGCGATGCCATTCCGGTGACCTATGTCCCGTTTCGCAATGCGCACTTCCTTTCTGCCGCGGTCAGTTGGGCTGAGGTGATCGGGGCAAAAGTGATCCTGATTGGCGCAGTCGAACAGGACAGCTCCGGCTATCCGGACTGTCGTCCGGCGTACTACGATGCCTTCAACGCGCTGATCCGGCAGGGCACCGCGGTGGGCGATATCCGGGTGGAAACACCGCTCATCCACATGAGAAAGCGTGAGATCGTGGCGCTGGGTGTTGAACTTGGTGCGCCGTTACATGTAAGTTGGTCCTGCTACTCAGGCGAGGATTTCGCCTGCGGCGTGTGCGAAAGCTGCGTGCTTCGGT
- a CDS encoding carboxylesterase/lipase family protein: protein MRLFAAFLVGLSVSVCVAQTAVKTESGDLAGVRSGNVRAFLGVPFAAPPVGDLRWKAPRPVVRSATLLPADKPGSACMQVLSRSRLPWTEAFMVQNNASEDCLSVNIWAPAKGGRHAVLVFFHGGGFNEGSNSVAGYDGTTLAEHGVIVVDANYRLGVFGYLATTALAAESGHDSAGNYGLADQIAALGWVQRNIAAFGGDPSRVTIAGQSAGAQSVAQLIASPRAKGLFARAIMNSGPPVWPATSITPLPEAEAAGDRFTHAHGGSLAALRAMSAEDLMNAKDTPPRRPVVDGWWLTEEPGDDLRSPVGSDVPVIAGWNGDEGGTTVPNGKTAEAYRADAEKKLGADAARFLKLYPGNDDAQAAKSQVAAGRDRNYAVAALYADAYVRRRTSEVFLYDFSRVPPWKAHPEFGAHHTAEIPYFFGTLDRVKDRDYDATDRAVSREAVMAWVHFAETGTPGPPWIPARNGGGPFNVLGDTFKVESKLDSLRATFWKSVLSRP, encoded by the coding sequence GTGCGTTTGTTTGCAGCGTTCCTAGTGGGTTTGTCCGTGTCGGTTTGTGTGGCGCAGACCGCGGTGAAGACAGAGAGCGGCGATCTTGCCGGTGTTCGCAGCGGCAATGTGCGCGCGTTCCTTGGAGTGCCGTTTGCCGCGCCACCTGTTGGCGACCTGCGCTGGAAGGCGCCGCGGCCCGTTGTTCGGAGCGCGACGCTGTTGCCGGCAGACAAGCCTGGTTCCGCGTGCATGCAGGTGCTGTCCCGCAGTCGACTGCCCTGGACGGAAGCCTTCATGGTGCAGAACAACGCCAGCGAGGACTGCCTGTCCGTCAATATTTGGGCGCCTGCAAAGGGCGGTCGGCATGCCGTACTCGTCTTCTTCCACGGCGGCGGCTTCAATGAAGGTTCCAACAGTGTCGCCGGTTATGACGGCACAACATTGGCCGAGCACGGCGTGATCGTCGTGGACGCGAACTACCGCCTGGGCGTCTTCGGCTACCTGGCCACGACTGCGTTAGCAGCTGAATCAGGCCATGACAGCGCCGGGAACTACGGCCTGGCTGACCAGATCGCGGCGCTCGGCTGGGTGCAACGAAACATCGCAGCCTTTGGCGGCGATCCGTCTCGTGTCACCATCGCGGGTCAGTCTGCCGGTGCGCAGAGTGTCGCGCAGCTGATCGCATCCCCGCGTGCAAAGGGCCTCTTCGCCCGCGCGATCATGAACAGCGGACCGCCGGTGTGGCCGGCGACATCGATCACACCTCTGCCCGAGGCTGAGGCTGCAGGCGACAGGTTCACGCACGCACACGGCGGCAGCCTGGCGGCCCTACGGGCGATGTCAGCGGAGGACCTGATGAATGCAAAGGACACTCCGCCGCGCAGGCCCGTGGTGGATGGATGGTGGCTGACCGAGGAGCCGGGCGATGACCTTCGCAGTCCCGTGGGCAGCGATGTGCCTGTCATCGCAGGCTGGAATGGCGATGAGGGCGGCACGACTGTGCCTAACGGCAAGACCGCTGAGGCTTATCGCGCGGACGCTGAGAAGAAGCTGGGCGCGGACGCGGCAAGATTCCTGAAGCTGTATCCCGGCAACGACGACGCGCAGGCAGCGAAGTCGCAGGTCGCTGCGGGCAGAGATCGCAACTACGCCGTGGCAGCCCTTTACGCTGACGCATACGTACGCCGACGCACTTCGGAGGTCTTTCTGTACGACTTCAGCCGGGTGCCGCCGTGGAAGGCGCATCCGGAGTTCGGTGCCCATCACACTGCAGAGATCCCGTACTTTTTCGGGACGCTGGACCGCGTGAAGGACCGTGACTACGATGCGACGGATCGTGCGGTCAGCCGAGAAGCTGTCATGGCCTGGGTCCACTTCGCGGAGACCGGCACGCCCGGACCGCCGTGGATCCCTGCACGCAATGGTGGCGGTCCGTTCAACGTGCTGGGCGACACGTTCAAGGTGGAGTCAAAGCTCGACAGCCTGCGTGCTACGTTCTGGAAGTCCGTTTTAAGCAGACCCTAG
- a CDS encoding epimerase, which translates to MPTRKRIGLRMRVVIFGASGMVGQGILRECLLDPGVVEVLTVSRSALDASVDTAVDRKSPKLRELVRPDVFSDLDFTPIARELTGFDACFFPLGVSSFRMKEAAYKRVTRDLTLAAARVLAKQNPAMVFLYVSGEGTDVRSKTMWARVKGATENALLSMPFRAAYMFRPGLILAKNGIRSKVAIYNLLYRALLPLVALLGRFPKLATDTQTVGRAMLRAARETPAERIWNTAGINRLGR; encoded by the coding sequence TTGCCAACCCGCAAGCGCATCGGATTGCGCATGCGAGTTGTCATCTTCGGCGCCAGTGGCATGGTTGGCCAGGGTATTCTCCGCGAGTGTCTGCTGGACCCCGGAGTGGTTGAAGTGCTCACGGTCAGCCGCAGTGCGCTCGATGCATCGGTCGACACGGCCGTCGACCGTAAGAGTCCAAAGCTGCGCGAACTGGTTCGGCCCGATGTCTTTTCAGACCTCGACTTCACGCCCATCGCCCGCGAACTGACCGGCTTCGACGCGTGCTTCTTCCCGCTGGGCGTCTCGTCGTTCCGCATGAAAGAAGCCGCCTACAAGCGCGTTACGCGCGACCTGACGCTGGCCGCGGCGCGTGTCCTGGCGAAGCAGAACCCCGCCATGGTCTTCCTCTACGTCTCAGGCGAAGGGACCGACGTCCGCAGTAAGACGATGTGGGCGCGTGTGAAGGGGGCAACGGAAAATGCGCTGCTGTCCATGCCATTTCGCGCGGCATACATGTTCCGACCGGGACTGATCCTGGCGAAGAACGGCATCCGGTCAAAGGTGGCCATCTACAACCTGCTGTATCGCGCGCTCTTGCCTCTGGTAGCGCTGCTTGGCCGCTTCCCCAAGCTGGCAACCGACACGCAAACGGTCGGCCGCGCCATGCTGCGTGCTGCACGCGAAACGCCTGCGGAACGCATCTGGAACACGGCCGGGATCAATCGCCTGGGCCGGTAA
- the asnS gene encoding asparagine--tRNA ligase: protein MSTESSAPITSIANIGTHVGQTVTVRGWLYNLRASGKLLFPIFRDGTGTIQGIVPKAAVSPEVFETLKDLQLESSLTVTGKVRADSRAPSGFELDVEDVKVQQAVRADQPFPITLKEHGPDFLMEHRHLWMRTPRQSAILRVRATIMRAAAEFFDDQDFTRTDPPILTPAACEGTSELFEMKYFDEGNAYLTQSGQLYIEATALALGKVYSFGPTFRAEKSKTRRHLTEFWMIEPEVAYADLDDLMVLAENFLSHIVTRVLEKHRIDLKTITGADDKAARLEKISAPFPRVSYDDAHAMLEKAFAEGLIEKPHVYGDDFGAPDETYISNQFDRPVMVHRYPAEVKAFYMQPDPKDPRKALCVDVLAPEGYGEIIGGSQRVDDYDLLKERILSHGLPLEAFEWYLDLRKYGSVPHSGFGMGIERCVAWICGLDHVRETIPFARTLNRIYP, encoded by the coding sequence ATGAGCACCGAATCCAGCGCCCCCATCACGTCCATTGCAAACATCGGCACCCACGTCGGCCAGACAGTCACCGTGCGCGGCTGGCTGTACAACCTGCGCGCCAGCGGAAAGCTGCTGTTCCCTATCTTTCGCGATGGCACCGGGACCATCCAGGGCATTGTGCCGAAGGCTGCCGTATCGCCCGAAGTCTTCGAGACGCTGAAGGATCTGCAGCTTGAGTCGAGCCTGACCGTCACGGGCAAGGTGCGTGCCGATTCGCGCGCTCCCTCGGGCTTTGAGCTCGACGTCGAAGACGTGAAGGTGCAGCAGGCCGTGCGTGCTGACCAGCCCTTCCCCATCACGCTGAAGGAGCACGGTCCGGACTTCCTGATGGAGCATCGTCACCTGTGGATGCGCACGCCGCGCCAGTCGGCCATTCTGCGCGTCCGCGCGACCATCATGCGGGCGGCGGCAGAGTTCTTCGACGACCAGGACTTCACGCGCACCGATCCACCCATCCTGACACCTGCAGCCTGCGAAGGCACAAGCGAACTCTTCGAGATGAAGTACTTCGACGAAGGCAATGCCTACCTGACGCAAAGCGGCCAGCTCTATATCGAAGCCACGGCACTGGCTTTGGGTAAGGTGTACAGCTTCGGCCCCACCTTCCGCGCAGAGAAGAGCAAGACACGCCGCCACCTGACTGAGTTCTGGATGATCGAGCCGGAGGTCGCTTACGCCGACCTGGATGACCTGATGGTGCTGGCGGAGAACTTCCTGTCGCACATCGTCACACGCGTGCTGGAGAAGCACCGCATCGACCTGAAGACAATCACGGGCGCAGACGATAAGGCTGCAAGGCTTGAGAAGATCAGCGCACCCTTCCCGCGTGTGAGTTATGACGATGCGCACGCCATGCTGGAGAAGGCGTTCGCCGAAGGCCTGATCGAGAAGCCGCATGTCTATGGCGATGACTTCGGCGCGCCCGATGAGACCTACATCTCGAACCAGTTCGACCGGCCGGTGATGGTGCATCGCTACCCGGCGGAGGTGAAGGCTTTCTATATGCAGCCCGATCCGAAGGATCCCCGGAAGGCGCTCTGCGTGGACGTTCTGGCGCCCGAAGGCTATGGAGAAATCATCGGCGGATCGCAGCGCGTGGACGACTATGACCTGCTGAAGGAGCGCATCCTGTCGCATGGTCTGCCGCTGGAAGCATTTGAGTGGTACCTGGATCTGCGCAAGTATGGCAGCGTGCCGCACAGTGGCTTCGGTATGGGCATTGAGCGCTGCGTCGCGTGGATCTGCGGGCTGGATCACGTACGCGAAACAATTCCGTTCGCGCGGACGCTGAACCGGATCTACCCGTAG
- a CDS encoding sugar phosphate isomerase/epimerase family protein, which translates to MFLQQRLHAGLLDAMVGAGAQSIELFAARHHFDYADRTEVKELAKWFRSNDCRATLHQPIFDGRGSNWSKHVPPSINLIDVEKTRRIDAMDEVKRALEAAEQIDIDSMVLHLGTANDTWNERTLDISMTAVEHIKAFAAPLGVKTLIETLPNDVTTPEHLMEMLRIGHLDSVNVCLDVGHMNLHGMGGVAAAYEILGDRIKQLHLHDNGGEKDEHCWPGEGTVKWDEVRAGIAALKQPPTGTLEIRYEPEIDAKSMSANAATAFHMLEQPVGQK; encoded by the coding sequence GTGTTCTTGCAACAACGACTTCACGCAGGCCTGCTGGATGCGATGGTCGGCGCCGGCGCCCAGTCGATTGAGTTATTTGCGGCGCGCCACCACTTCGACTACGCCGACCGCACCGAGGTGAAGGAGCTGGCGAAGTGGTTTCGCAGCAACGACTGTCGCGCCACCCTGCACCAGCCCATCTTCGATGGCCGGGGCTCCAACTGGAGCAAGCACGTGCCACCGTCCATCAACTTGATTGATGTTGAGAAGACCCGCCGCATCGATGCGATGGATGAGGTCAAGCGCGCCCTGGAAGCAGCCGAGCAGATCGACATTGACAGCATGGTTCTGCACCTGGGAACAGCGAACGACACCTGGAACGAGCGCACGCTCGACATTTCGATGACTGCCGTCGAACACATCAAGGCATTTGCCGCACCGCTGGGTGTGAAGACGCTGATTGAGACCCTCCCCAACGACGTGACCACGCCCGAACACCTGATGGAGATGCTGCGCATCGGCCACCTGGATTCCGTGAACGTTTGCCTTGATGTGGGTCACATGAATCTGCATGGCATGGGTGGTGTTGCGGCAGCTTATGAGATCCTCGGCGACCGTATCAAGCAGTTGCATCTGCACGACAACGGCGGCGAGAAGGATGAGCATTGCTGGCCGGGCGAAGGAACCGTGAAGTGGGACGAGGTTCGGGCAGGCATTGCAGCGCTGAAGCAGCCTCCTACGGGCACACTGGAAATTCGCTACGAGCCTGAGATTGACGCGAAGTCCATGAGCGCGAACGCTGCGACGGCATTTCATATGCTGGAGCAGCCGGTAGGCCAGAAGTAG
- a CDS encoding SGNH/GDSL hydrolase family protein: MIRSLAIASAAAFTSCLVLSAQSTTTVAPAPAATAVSAPQPIDPVLTKDPATLTPAEIKGLQTKLADFAQLARYREENKTLAATEPGRVVFYGDSITDGWSHRDKTVPFFPGKPYINRGIGGQTTPQMVIRFQQDVIALKPAAVLILAGTNDIAGNTGIASAESTQDNLRSMAELAKAHGIKVILASVLPADDYPWRRGLGPAEKIRTMNAWIQQYCAANGFTYLDYYTALATPAGGMKPGTALDGVHPTAAGYAIMAPLAQAAIDRTLPAH, encoded by the coding sequence ATGATTCGTTCTCTCGCCATCGCTTCGGCAGCTGCATTCACTTCTTGTCTCGTCCTGAGCGCACAAAGCACGACCACTGTCGCTCCAGCACCAGCAGCAACCGCTGTGTCCGCACCGCAGCCGATCGACCCCGTTCTGACAAAGGATCCGGCGACGCTGACACCCGCCGAGATCAAGGGCCTGCAAACGAAGCTGGCAGACTTTGCGCAGCTTGCGCGCTATCGCGAAGAGAATAAAACTCTGGCGGCTACGGAGCCGGGTCGCGTTGTCTTTTATGGCGACAGCATCACGGACGGCTGGTCTCACCGCGATAAGACCGTCCCGTTCTTCCCCGGCAAGCCGTATATCAATCGCGGCATCGGGGGCCAGACCACGCCGCAGATGGTGATCCGCTTTCAGCAGGACGTGATCGCACTGAAGCCTGCAGCCGTCCTGATCCTTGCAGGCACCAACGACATTGCTGGCAACACCGGTATCGCGTCGGCCGAGAGCACGCAGGATAACCTGCGATCCATGGCGGAGCTGGCGAAGGCGCACGGCATCAAGGTCATCCTTGCCAGCGTGCTGCCCGCAGACGATTACCCATGGCGTCGCGGTCTTGGACCGGCAGAGAAAATTCGCACCATGAACGCGTGGATTCAGCAATACTGCGCGGCCAACGGCTTCACCTACCTGGACTACTACACGGCACTGGCGACACCGGCAGGTGGCATGAAGCCCGGCACCGCTCTCGACGGCGTGCACCCCACGGCAGCCGGGTACGCCATCATGGCGCCGCTGGCGCAGGCAGCCATCGACCGCACACTGCCTGCTCACTAG
- the xth gene encoding exodeoxyribonuclease III: MAIVIATWNVNSIRARMTHALAFLETRQPDVLLLQELKGLEFPVEEFRAVGYESVAIGQKSYNGVAILSRLPIEMVTNKLAGDDEDTHARYLETILDMPTKLRVVNIYLPNGNPVGTEKFFYKLAWMDRLIQQMMVWKNDPIPTIIGGDFNVIPEDIDCDKPANWLRDALFQPEPRDRYRAMKAMGFVDAFRALYPDTRDAFTFWDYFRQAFERNRGIRIDHFLLSPGLAPRLTACEIDKTPRAQEKPSDHTPLLVTLA, encoded by the coding sequence CTGGCCATCGTTATTGCAACCTGGAATGTGAATTCGATCCGCGCGCGGATGACGCATGCGCTGGCTTTCCTTGAGACGCGCCAGCCGGATGTTCTGCTGCTGCAGGAGTTGAAGGGTCTCGAGTTCCCCGTGGAGGAATTTCGCGCCGTTGGCTATGAGTCGGTCGCCATTGGGCAGAAGAGTTACAACGGTGTCGCGATCCTTTCGCGGTTGCCGATTGAGATGGTCACGAACAAGCTCGCGGGGGATGACGAAGACACCCATGCGCGCTACCTCGAGACCATCCTCGATATGCCTACGAAGCTGCGCGTCGTGAACATCTACCTGCCGAACGGTAATCCTGTGGGCACGGAGAAATTCTTCTACAAGCTGGCGTGGATGGATCGGCTGATCCAGCAGATGATGGTTTGGAAAAACGATCCAATCCCGACGATCATTGGCGGCGACTTCAATGTGATTCCGGAAGACATCGATTGCGACAAGCCAGCGAACTGGTTGCGTGACGCGCTCTTTCAGCCGGAGCCCCGTGACCGTTATCGCGCAATGAAGGCGATGGGCTTTGTCGATGCATTCCGTGCGCTCTACCCCGATACCAGGGATGCGTTTACCTTTTGGGATTACTTCCGGCAGGCGTTTGAGCGCAATCGCGGCATCCGCATCGACCACTTTCTGCTGTCGCCGGGGCTTGCTCCGCGCCTGACCGCATGCGAGATCGACAAGACGCCGCGGGCCCAGGAGAAGCCGAGCGACCATACGCCGCTACTGGTAACCCTGGCGTAA
- a CDS encoding REP-associated tyrosine transposase, whose translation MSAPTRTSQEGTFFVTAVCAERKRVFQRDTAAQLMFDVLQHYRSIYKLHAFVIMPEHLHVFLTPTVTLERAMQCIKGGFSKRYHHAGGKHSPVWQRGFADHRVRDRIDYLARKTYLEQNPVSRRLVEDLGDYPWSSAHRKQADLSG comes from the coding sequence ATGTCCGCGCCCACGAGGACCAGTCAGGAAGGTACATTTTTCGTGACCGCCGTATGCGCGGAACGGAAGCGGGTCTTCCAGAGGGACACCGCCGCGCAGCTGATGTTCGATGTCCTGCAGCATTACCGGTCCATCTACAAACTGCACGCCTTTGTCATCATGCCGGAGCATCTTCACGTCTTCCTGACTCCGACGGTTACGCTGGAGCGAGCGATGCAGTGCATCAAGGGCGGCTTCTCCAAGCGATATCACCATGCGGGTGGCAAGCATTCGCCGGTTTGGCAACGTGGCTTCGCGGATCATCGCGTGCGCGACCGTATCGATTACCTTGCACGGAAGACTTACCTCGAGCAGAATCCCGTGTCGCGACGGTTGGTCGAAGATCTCGGGGACTATCCGTGGTCGTCGGCGCATCGTAAGCAAGCTGACCTCAGCGGCTAA
- the ggt gene encoding gamma-glutamyltransferase, with product MSILSLAATCWAQTLPTPPPARAQHAMVVSVHHEASDAGLAVLKQGGNAVDAAVAVAFALAVVFPEAGNIGGGGFMLIKPAHATGAKKLGDGKAHFIDYREEAPATASRDMYLDKTGNVTKGMSIQGYAASGVPGTVAGMAYAEQHFGKLGLKAAMQPAIRLARDGFVGTEEELNVWHSALLKKNAEGYRIYQRNGDFYKAGEVIRQPELAATLERIAADPNEFYHGHMADQIAAEMASGGGTITRADLEGYSVKDRKPLIGHYHGYEITTAPPPSSGGIVLLETLDILTGYDLKKMGGDRSPEQVHLITEAFRRAFMDRSDYLGDPDFTKMPLKEMSNGKYAKAWRKTIDPVKASLSKDLVRPAGFMPEPPKQKGVTDHTETTHFSVVDADGNAVSNTYTLNFYFGSGVVVKGLGFAMNDEMDDFTSKVGVPNGFGLIQGPNNAIAPHKRPLSAMTPTVVTKKGKLVLVAGSPGGPTIISTVTNDLISVLDNGLNVQEAADAPRFHNQYLPDELQVEKRFPAAAGEVLKADGYNIKRSGEFDEHNPGIWGDSELIAVDPKTGELLGGHDTRKGFGKASGY from the coding sequence ATGTCGATCTTGTCTTTGGCCGCAACCTGCTGGGCTCAGACACTGCCAACACCGCCGCCCGCACGCGCCCAGCATGCCATGGTGGTGAGCGTGCATCATGAAGCTTCCGACGCAGGCCTTGCCGTTCTAAAGCAGGGCGGCAACGCGGTGGATGCAGCCGTTGCAGTGGCCTTCGCGCTGGCCGTGGTCTTTCCCGAGGCGGGCAACATTGGCGGTGGCGGATTCATGCTGATCAAGCCGGCGCATGCCACAGGAGCGAAGAAGCTGGGCGATGGCAAGGCGCACTTCATCGACTATCGCGAAGAGGCACCGGCCACTGCAAGTCGTGACATGTACCTGGATAAAACCGGCAACGTCACCAAAGGCATGAGCATTCAGGGCTACGCAGCCAGTGGCGTACCTGGGACCGTTGCCGGTATGGCCTATGCAGAGCAGCACTTTGGGAAGCTGGGACTTAAAGCGGCGATGCAACCCGCTATCAGACTGGCGCGGGATGGCTTTGTGGGTACCGAGGAAGAGCTGAATGTATGGCACTCGGCACTGCTGAAGAAGAACGCTGAGGGCTACCGCATCTACCAGCGGAACGGCGACTTCTACAAGGCAGGCGAGGTCATCAGGCAGCCCGAACTGGCCGCGACGCTGGAGCGCATCGCCGCCGATCCGAATGAGTTTTATCACGGCCACATGGCCGACCAGATCGCGGCAGAGATGGCGTCCGGCGGCGGCACCATCACCAGGGCCGATCTGGAAGGCTACTCGGTAAAGGACCGCAAGCCGCTGATAGGTCATTATCACGGCTACGAAATCACGACGGCGCCTCCTCCGTCCTCCGGCGGTATCGTCCTGCTCGAAACCCTGGACATTCTCACGGGCTATGACCTGAAAAAGATGGGCGGCGACCGCTCTCCGGAACAGGTGCACCTGATCACAGAGGCCTTTCGCCGCGCATTTATGGATCGCAGTGATTACCTTGGCGATCCCGATTTCACAAAGATGCCCTTAAAAGAGATGAGCAATGGCAAGTACGCGAAGGCATGGCGCAAGACGATTGACCCGGTGAAGGCTAGCCTGTCGAAGGACCTGGTCCGGCCCGCGGGCTTCATGCCCGAACCTCCAAAACAGAAAGGCGTCACCGATCACACAGAGACGACGCATTTCTCCGTTGTGGATGCAGATGGTAACGCCGTCAGCAACACCTACACGCTTAACTTCTACTTCGGTTCCGGTGTGGTGGTGAAGGGTCTCGGCTTCGCAATGAATGACGAGATGGACGACTTCACCAGCAAAGTCGGCGTGCCCAACGGCTTTGGCCTCATCCAGGGACCGAACAACGCGATCGCACCGCACAAGCGGCCTCTCTCTGCGATGACCCCGACGGTGGTCACGAAGAAGGGCAAGCTTGTGCTCGTCGCTGGATCGCCGGGCGGACCGACCATCATCTCGACCGTGACCAACGACCTGATCAGCGTGCTGGATAACGGCCTGAATGTGCAGGAAGCAGCGGACGCTCCGCGCTTTCACAACCAGTACCTGCCGGACGAACTGCAGGTGGAGAAGCGCTTCCCAGCTGCCGCCGGCGAGGTGCTGAAGGCGGACGGCTACAACATCAAACGATCCGGCGAGTTCGACGAGCACAACCCCGGCATCTGGGGCGACAGCGAGTTGATCGCAGTCGATCCGAAGACAGGCGAACTGCTCGGCGGACATGACACCCGCAAGGGCTTTGGAAAGGCGAGCGGGTATTGA
- a CDS encoding MHYT domain-containing protein, giving the protein MPGTFDTWTILFSFSIATLAGFVAFESIDHMRDSPRPAVWTFVSGAMLGLGIWSMHFVGMLAWQPPFPLYYTVLPTVLSVLVAILSSWLAMHITVSHQAGASQRNLIGGALLVGLGICTMHYLGMCALHFTQPVMWSWPGVGLSFLIAVLASLGAMAMMQRSQSEALSLARQTGASLVIGLAICGMHYTGMLAMMLPAGAVSIALPGSFSGPVLARIGVGNSLLFMACLLVVFQRDKVRLMRLANEARFALQEAARNSERLVTANKIAATISHEINNPLEAVTNLLYLAESGMIGDTERTYIQAAQTEIRRIAEITTHTLKFYRNGNSLVETKLPDLFESALVVFDKRLTQAGIKIEKHWASNAPAIVCRPGEIRQVFANLVSNAMDAMPNGGLLWVAVLPCEGGACVEVADSGTGIPEDARAHILEPFFTTKGLSGTGLGLALCAEIVQRHNGRLDFMSNTAPGRSGTKFTLFLPTRGATSETAETSSGSSQPARQS; this is encoded by the coding sequence TTGCCTGGAACCTTCGACACCTGGACGATTCTGTTCTCATTCAGCATCGCCACGCTGGCAGGATTTGTCGCATTTGAATCGATTGATCACATGCGCGACAGTCCTCGCCCGGCGGTGTGGACCTTTGTCAGTGGCGCGATGCTGGGACTAGGCATCTGGTCCATGCATTTCGTCGGCATGCTTGCATGGCAGCCGCCCTTCCCGCTGTATTACACGGTCCTCCCGACGGTGTTGAGTGTGCTGGTCGCCATCTTGTCGTCGTGGCTTGCGATGCACATCACCGTCAGCCATCAAGCTGGCGCGTCACAGCGGAACCTTATCGGCGGCGCATTGCTGGTTGGGCTGGGCATCTGCACCATGCATTACCTGGGCATGTGTGCACTGCATTTTACGCAGCCCGTCATGTGGAGCTGGCCAGGTGTTGGCCTCTCCTTCCTGATTGCGGTCCTGGCATCGTTAGGCGCCATGGCCATGATGCAGCGGAGTCAATCAGAAGCTCTCAGCCTCGCCCGTCAGACCGGCGCATCGCTTGTGATCGGGCTTGCGATCTGCGGAATGCACTACACCGGCATGCTCGCCATGATGCTGCCTGCTGGAGCCGTCAGTATTGCGCTGCCCGGATCTTTCTCCGGCCCAGTACTTGCCCGCATCGGTGTTGGCAACTCATTGCTGTTCATGGCCTGCCTTCTGGTCGTCTTTCAGCGCGACAAGGTTCGGCTGATGCGTCTGGCCAATGAAGCGCGCTTCGCGCTGCAGGAAGCCGCCCGCAACTCCGAACGATTGGTAACTGCCAACAAGATCGCTGCCACCATCTCACACGAGATCAACAATCCCCTGGAAGCCGTGACCAACCTGCTGTACCTCGCGGAAAGTGGAATGATCGGCGATACGGAGCGGACGTACATCCAGGCAGCGCAGACTGAAATTCGCCGCATTGCGGAGATCACAACGCATACGCTGAAGTTCTATCGCAACGGAAACTCGCTGGTGGAGACAAAGCTGCCCGATCTGTTTGAGTCGGCCCTCGTCGTCTTCGACAAGCGTCTGACGCAGGCCGGCATCAAGATCGAGAAGCACTGGGCGTCCAATGCACCGGCGATAGTCTGCCGGCCGGGAGAGATTCGCCAGGTCTTCGCAAACCTGGTCAGCAACGCGATGGATGCCATGCCAAATGGCGGCTTGCTCTGGGTGGCAGTGCTGCCCTGCGAAGGCGGCGCCTGCGTGGAAGTTGCAGACTCCGGCACGGGCATCCCTGAGGATGCCCGTGCGCATATCCTGGAGCCATTCTTCACGACCAAAGGCCTCAGCGGAACGGGGCTGGGGCTGGCGCTGTGCGCGGAGATCGTGCAACGTCACAACGGCAGACTTGACTTCATGAGTAACACCGCCCCTGGCCGCAGCGGAACAAAGTTCACGCTGTTCCTGCCCACGCGTGGCGCTACTTCCGAGACTGCGGAGACTTCATCGGGCTCGTCCCAGCCCGCCAGGCAAAGCTAG